The Burkholderia cepacia genome includes a region encoding these proteins:
- the rpoC gene encoding DNA-directed RNA polymerase subunit beta' gives MKALLDLFKQVQQEEVFDAIKIGLASPDKIRSWSFGEVKKPETINYRTFKPERDGLFCAKIFGPIKDYECLCGKYKRLKHRGVICEKCGVEVTLAKVRRERMGHIELASPVAHIWFLKSLPSRLGMVLDMTLRDIERVLYFEAYVVIEPGMTPLKARQIMTEEDYYNKVEEYGDEFRAEMGAEGVRELLRAINIDEQVETLRTELKNTGSEAKIKKYAKRLKVLEAFQRSGIKPEWMILEVLPVLPPELRPLVPLDGGRFATSDLNDLYRRVINRNNRLKRLLELKAPEIIVRNEKRMLQEAVDSLLDNGRRGKAMTGANKRPLKSLADMIKGKGGRFRQNLLGKRVDYSGRSVIVVGPTLKLHQCGLPKLMALELFKPFIFNKLEVMGVATTIKAAKKEVENQTPVVWDILEEVIREHPVMLNRAPTLHRLGIQAFEPVLIEGKAIQLHPLVCAAFNADFDGDQMAVHVPLSLEAQMEARTLMLASNNVLFPANGDPSIVPSQDIVLGLYYATREAVNGKGEGLSFTGVSEVIRAYENKEVELASRVNVRITEMVHNEDKSEGAPPFVPKISLYATTVGRAILSEILPHGLPFSVLNKPLKKKEISRLINTAFRKCGLRATVVFADQLMQSGFRLATRAGISICVDDMLVPPQKETIVGDAAKKVKEYDRQYMSGLVTAQERYNNVVDIWSATSEAVGKAMMEQLSTEPVTDRDGNETRQESFNSIYMMADSGARGSAVQIRQLAGMRGLMAKPDGSIIETPITANFREGLNVLQYFISTHGARKGLADTALKTANSGYLTRRLVDVTQDLVVVEDDCGTSNGVAMKALVEGGEVVEALRDRILGRVAVADVVNPETQETVYESGTLLDETAVEEIERLGIDEVRVRTPLTCETRYGLCASCYGRDLGRGSLVNVGEAVGVIAAQSIGEPGTQLTMRTFHIGGAASRAAVASSVEAKSNGIVRFTATMRYVTNAKGEQIVISRSGEAMITDDFGRERERHKVPYGATLLQLDGATIKAGTQLATWDPLTRPIITEYGGTVKFENVEEGVTVAKQIDDVTGLSTLVVIDVKRRGSQASKSVRPQVKLLDANGDEVKIPGTEHAVQIGFQVGALITVKDGQQVQVGEVLARIPTEAQKTRDITGGLPRVAELFEARSPKDAGILAEVTGTTSFGKDTKGKQRLVITDLEGNQHEFLIAKEKQVLVHDAQVVNKGEMIVDGPADPHDILRLQGIEALSRYIVDEVQDVYRLQGVKINDKHIEVIVRQMLRRVQITDNGDTRFIPGEQVERSDMLDENDRMIAEDKRPASYDNVLLGITKASLSTDSFISAASFQETTRVLTEAAIMGKRDDLRGLKENVIVGRLIPAGTGLAFHKARKAKESSDRERFDQIAAEEAFDFGTPSTPAAEEPQQHPAAE, from the coding sequence ATGAAAGCTCTGCTCGATCTATTCAAGCAAGTCCAACAGGAAGAAGTTTTCGACGCGATCAAGATCGGTCTGGCCTCGCCGGACAAGATCCGTTCGTGGTCGTTCGGCGAAGTGAAGAAGCCGGAGACCATCAACTACCGTACGTTCAAGCCGGAACGCGATGGTCTCTTCTGCGCGAAGATCTTCGGGCCGATCAAGGACTACGAGTGCCTGTGCGGCAAGTACAAGCGTCTGAAGCACCGCGGCGTGATCTGCGAGAAGTGCGGCGTCGAAGTGACGCTGGCGAAGGTGCGTCGCGAACGGATGGGCCACATCGAGCTGGCCTCGCCGGTCGCGCACATCTGGTTCCTGAAGTCGCTGCCGTCGCGTCTGGGCATGGTGCTCGACATGACGCTGCGCGACATCGAACGCGTGCTGTACTTCGAAGCGTACGTGGTGATCGAACCGGGCATGACGCCGCTGAAGGCGCGGCAGATCATGACCGAAGAGGATTACTACAACAAGGTCGAGGAATACGGCGACGAATTCCGTGCCGAAATGGGCGCGGAAGGCGTGCGTGAACTGCTGCGCGCGATCAACATCGACGAGCAGGTCGAGACGCTGCGCACCGAGCTGAAGAACACCGGCTCGGAAGCGAAGATCAAGAAGTACGCGAAGCGCCTGAAGGTCCTCGAGGCATTCCAGCGCTCGGGCATCAAGCCCGAGTGGATGATCCTCGAAGTGCTGCCGGTGCTGCCGCCGGAACTGCGTCCGCTCGTGCCGCTGGACGGCGGCCGTTTCGCGACGTCGGACCTGAACGACCTGTATCGCCGCGTGATCAACCGTAACAACCGGTTGAAGCGCCTGCTCGAGCTGAAGGCCCCTGAAATCATCGTCCGCAACGAAAAGCGGATGCTGCAGGAAGCCGTCGACTCGCTGCTCGACAACGGTCGTCGCGGCAAGGCGATGACGGGCGCGAACAAGCGTCCGCTGAAGTCGCTCGCCGACATGATCAAGGGCAAGGGCGGCCGTTTCCGTCAGAACCTGCTGGGCAAGCGCGTCGACTACTCGGGCCGTTCGGTCATCGTGGTCGGCCCGACGCTGAAGCTGCACCAGTGCGGTCTGCCGAAGCTGATGGCGCTCGAGCTGTTCAAGCCGTTCATCTTCAACAAGCTGGAAGTGATGGGCGTCGCGACGACCATCAAGGCTGCGAAGAAGGAAGTCGAGAACCAGACGCCGGTGGTGTGGGACATCCTCGAAGAGGTGATCCGCGAGCATCCGGTGATGCTGAACCGTGCGCCGACGCTGCACCGTCTCGGTATCCAGGCGTTCGAGCCGGTGCTGATCGAAGGCAAGGCAATTCAGCTGCACCCGCTCGTCTGCGCGGCGTTCAACGCCGACTTCGACGGTGACCAGATGGCCGTTCACGTGCCGCTGTCGCTCGAAGCGCAGATGGAAGCGCGTACGCTGATGCTGGCGTCGAACAACGTCCTGTTCCCGGCCAACGGCGATCCGTCGATCGTGCCGTCGCAGGATATCGTGCTGGGTCTGTACTACGCGACCCGCGAAGCGGTCAACGGCAAGGGCGAAGGCCTGTCGTTCACGGGCGTGTCGGAAGTGATCCGCGCGTACGAGAACAAGGAAGTCGAGCTCGCATCGCGCGTCAACGTGCGGATCACCGAAATGGTCCACAACGAGGACAAGTCGGAAGGTGCGCCGCCGTTCGTGCCGAAGATCTCGCTGTACGCGACGACCGTCGGCCGCGCGATCCTGTCGGAGATCCTGCCGCACGGCCTGCCGTTCTCGGTGCTGAACAAGCCGCTGAAGAAGAAGGAAATCTCGCGCCTGATCAACACGGCGTTCCGCAAGTGCGGTCTGCGCGCGACGGTGGTGTTTGCCGACCAGCTGATGCAGTCGGGTTTCCGTCTCGCGACGCGCGCCGGTATTTCGATCTGCGTGGACGACATGCTCGTGCCGCCGCAGAAGGAAACGATCGTCGGCGACGCCGCGAAGAAGGTGAAGGAGTACGACCGCCAGTACATGTCGGGTCTCGTCACCGCGCAGGAACGCTACAACAACGTGGTCGACATCTGGTCGGCAACGTCGGAAGCGGTCGGCAAGGCGATGATGGAGCAGCTGTCGACGGAGCCGGTGACGGACCGCGACGGCAACGAGACGCGCCAGGAGTCGTTCAACTCGATCTACATGATGGCCGACTCGGGCGCCCGGGGTTCGGCGGTTCAGATTCGTCAGCTGGCCGGTATGCGCGGCCTGATGGCGAAGCCGGACGGCTCGATTATCGAGACGCCGATTACCGCGAACTTCCGCGAAGGTCTGAACGTGTTGCAGTACTTCATCTCGACCCACGGTGCACGTAAGGGTCTGGCTGATACGGCACTGAAGACCGCGAACTCGGGTTACCTGACGCGTCGTCTCGTCGACGTCACGCAGGATCTGGTCGTCGTGGAAGACGATTGCGGCACGTCGAACGGCGTGGCGATGAAGGCACTCGTCGAAGGCGGTGAAGTCGTCGAGGCGCTGCGCGACCGTATCCTCGGCCGCGTTGCGGTTGCGGACGTCGTGAACCCGGAAACGCAGGAAACGGTGTACGAATCGGGCACGCTGCTCGACGAAACGGCGGTCGAGGAAATCGAACGCCTCGGCATCGACGAAGTGCGCGTGCGCACGCCGCTGACCTGCGAGACGCGCTACGGCCTGTGTGCGTCGTGCTACGGCCGTGACCTCGGCCGCGGCTCGCTCGTGAACGTCGGCGAAGCAGTCGGCGTGATCGCGGCACAGTCGATCGGTGAACCGGGCACGCAGCTGACGATGCGTACGTTCCACATCGGTGGTGCGGCATCGCGTGCGGCAGTGGCTTCGTCGGTCGAAGCGAAGAGCAACGGTATCGTCCGCTTCACGGCGACGATGCGTTACGTCACGAACGCGAAGGGCGAGCAGATCGTCATTTCCCGTTCGGGCGAAGCGATGATCACCGACGATTTCGGTCGCGAGCGCGAGCGTCACAAAGTGCCGTACGGCGCGACGCTGCTGCAGCTCGACGGCGCGACGATCAAGGCCGGCACGCAGCTTGCCACGTGGGATCCGCTGACGCGTCCGATCATCACCGAGTACGGTGGTACGGTGAAGTTCGAGAACGTCGAGGAAGGCGTGACCGTCGCGAAGCAGATCGACGACGTGACCGGCCTGTCGACGCTGGTCGTGATCGACGTGAAGCGCCGTGGTTCGCAGGCTTCGAAGAGCGTGCGTCCGCAGGTCAAGCTGCTCGACGCGAACGGCGACGAAGTGAAGATTCCGGGCACGGAGCACGCGGTGCAGATCGGCTTCCAGGTCGGCGCACTGATTACCGTGAAGGACGGTCAGCAGGTGCAGGTCGGTGAAGTGCTCGCACGTATCCCGACGGAAGCGCAGAAGACGCGTGACATTACCGGCGGTCTGCCGCGGGTGGCGGAACTGTTCGAAGCGCGTTCGCCGAAGGATGCCGGCATCCTCGCGGAAGTCACCGGTACGACGTCGTTCGGCAAGGACACGAAGGGCAAGCAGCGTCTCGTCATCACGGACCTCGAGGGCAACCAGCACGAGTTCCTGATCGCGAAGGAAAAGCAGGTTCTCGTTCACGATGCCCAGGTCGTCAACAAGGGCGAAATGATCGTGGACGGTCCGGCCGATCCGCACGACATCCTGCGTCTGCAGGGTATCGAGGCACTGTCGCGCTACATCGTCGACGAAGTGCAGGACGTGTATCGTCTGCAGGGCGTGAAGATCAACGACAAGCACATCGAGGTGATCGTTCGCCAGATGCTGCGTCGTGTGCAGATCACCGACAACGGTGATACGCGCTTCATCCCGGGCGAACAGGTCGAGCGTTCCGACATGCTGGACGAGAACGATCGCATGATCGCCGAGGACAAGCGTCCGGCTTCGTACGACAACGTGCTGCTCGGTATCACGAAGGCATCGCTGTCGACCGACTCGTTCATCTCCGCGGCATCGTTCCAGGAAACGACCCGCGTGCTGACCGAAGCGGCGATCATGGGCAAGCGCGACGATCTGCGCGGCCTGAAGGAAAACGTGATCGTCGGCCGTCTGATTCCGGCCGGTACGGGTCTCGCGTTCCACAAGGCACGCAAGGCGAAGGAATCGTCGGATCGCGAGCGTTTCGACCAGATCGCAGCGGAAGAGGCGTTCGATTTCGGCACGCCGAGCACGCCTGCCGCGGAAGAGCCGCAACAGCACCCGGCAGCCGAGTAA
- the recQ gene encoding DNA helicase RecQ, which produces MSRALEILDEVFGYPAFRGQQGEIVEHVAGGGDCLVLMPTGGGKSLCYQIPALLRREAGHGAGIVVSPLIALMQDQVAALSEVGVRAAYLNSTLSGAEAAATERALREGEIDLLYVAPERLMTGRFLDLLERAKIGLFAIDEAHCVSQWGHDFRPEYIQLSVLHERFPSVPRIALTATADAITRDEIIHRLALDDARVFVSSFDRPNIRYRIVEKDNARSQLLDFIRAEHTNADGTTDAGVVYCLSRRKVEETAEWLKAQGVRALPYHAGMEFEVRQKHQEMFQREEGIVMCATIAFGMGIDKPDVRFVAHLDLPKSVEGYYQETGRAGRDGMPANAWMAYGLGDVVQQRKMIDESDADDAHKRVQTSKLDALLGLCETISCRRVRLLNYFGEESKPCGNCDTCLEPPASWDATREAQMALSCVFRAQRASGFNFGSSHLIEILRGGRTEKVLQRGHDQLTTFGIGASLSEPEWRAIFRQLVAYGYLAVDHGGFGALVLTEAAKPVLKNEEKVTLRRYVKPQRTRQSSSRSGTRVDPTAGMGTRERARWDALRAWRAETAKTDGVPAYVIFHDATLAEIARNAPETIDDLRHIPGMGVRKLERFGDEIIDVVESA; this is translated from the coding sequence ATGTCCCGCGCCCTCGAAATCCTCGACGAAGTATTTGGTTATCCCGCTTTTCGCGGCCAGCAGGGCGAAATCGTCGAACACGTCGCCGGCGGCGGCGACTGTCTCGTGCTGATGCCGACCGGCGGCGGCAAGTCGCTGTGCTACCAGATTCCGGCGCTGCTGCGTCGCGAGGCCGGGCATGGTGCCGGTATCGTCGTGTCGCCGCTGATCGCGCTGATGCAGGACCAGGTGGCCGCACTGAGCGAAGTGGGCGTGCGCGCGGCGTACCTGAACTCGACGCTGTCGGGCGCCGAGGCCGCGGCGACCGAGCGCGCACTGCGCGAAGGCGAAATCGACCTGCTGTACGTCGCGCCCGAACGGCTGATGACGGGGCGCTTCCTCGACCTGCTCGAGCGCGCGAAGATCGGCCTGTTCGCGATCGACGAAGCGCACTGCGTGTCGCAATGGGGGCACGATTTCCGCCCGGAGTACATCCAGCTGTCGGTGCTGCACGAGCGATTCCCGTCGGTGCCGCGCATCGCATTGACCGCGACGGCCGATGCGATCACGCGCGACGAGATCATCCACCGTCTCGCGCTCGACGACGCACGCGTGTTCGTGTCGAGCTTCGACCGCCCGAACATCCGCTACCGGATCGTCGAAAAGGACAATGCGCGATCGCAGCTGCTCGATTTCATCCGCGCCGAGCACACGAATGCCGACGGCACGACGGATGCGGGTGTCGTCTATTGCCTGTCGCGTCGCAAGGTCGAGGAAACGGCCGAATGGCTGAAGGCGCAAGGCGTGCGTGCGCTGCCGTATCACGCGGGGATGGAGTTCGAGGTGCGGCAGAAGCACCAGGAGATGTTCCAGCGCGAGGAAGGCATCGTGATGTGCGCGACCATCGCGTTCGGCATGGGCATCGACAAGCCGGACGTACGCTTCGTCGCGCACCTGGATCTGCCGAAGAGCGTCGAAGGCTACTACCAGGAAACGGGCCGCGCCGGCCGCGACGGGATGCCCGCGAATGCGTGGATGGCGTACGGGCTCGGCGACGTCGTCCAGCAGCGCAAGATGATCGACGAATCGGATGCGGACGACGCACACAAGCGCGTCCAGACGTCGAAGCTCGACGCGCTGCTCGGGCTGTGCGAGACGATCTCGTGCCGCCGCGTCCGGCTGCTGAACTACTTCGGCGAGGAGAGCAAGCCGTGCGGCAACTGCGATACGTGCCTCGAGCCGCCCGCTTCGTGGGACGCGACGCGTGAGGCGCAGATGGCGCTGTCGTGCGTGTTCCGCGCGCAGCGCGCGAGCGGCTTCAATTTCGGCTCGAGCCACCTGATCGAGATCCTGCGCGGCGGGCGTACCGAGAAGGTGTTGCAGCGGGGTCACGACCAGCTGACGACGTTCGGGATCGGCGCGTCGCTGTCGGAGCCCGAGTGGCGCGCGATATTCCGGCAGCTCGTCGCGTACGGCTACCTGGCCGTCGATCACGGCGGCTTCGGTGCGCTCGTGCTGACCGAGGCCGCGAAGCCGGTGCTGAAGAACGAGGAGAAGGTCACGCTGCGCCGCTACGTGAAGCCGCAGCGCACGCGTCAGTCGTCGAGCCGCAGCGGCACGCGCGTCGATCCGACGGCCGGCATGGGCACGCGCGAGCGCGCACGGTGGGATGCGCTGCGCGCGTGGCGTGCGGAAACGGCGAAGACGGACGGTGTGCCGGCCTATGTGATCTTCCACGACGCGACGCTCGCCGAGATCGCGCGCAACGCGCCGGAGACGATCGACGACCTGCGCCATATCCCCGGCATGGGGGTGCGCAAGCTGGAGCGCTTCGGCGACGAGATCATCGACGTCGTCGAGTCGGCCTGA
- the rpsL gene encoding 30S ribosomal protein S12, with protein MPTINQLVRKGRQSETTKSKSPALQDCPQRRGVCTRVYTTTPKKPNSALRKVAKVRLTNGFEVISYIGGEGHNLQEHSVVLIRGGRVKDLPGVRYHMVRGSLDTQGVKDRKQARSKYGAKRAKAAK; from the coding sequence ATGCCAACCATCAACCAACTGGTTCGCAAAGGCCGTCAGTCGGAAACGACGAAGAGCAAGAGCCCGGCCCTGCAGGACTGCCCCCAGCGTCGCGGCGTGTGCACCCGTGTGTACACGACGACGCCGAAGAAGCCGAACTCGGCACTCCGTAAGGTCGCCAAGGTTCGTCTGACGAACGGCTTCGAAGTGATTTCGTACATCGGCGGTGAAGGCCACAACCTGCAGGAACACTCGGTTGTGCTGATCCGCGGCGGCCGTGTGAAGGACTTGCCGGGTGTGCGTTACCACATGGTTCGCGGCTCGCTGGATACCCAGGGCGTCAAGGATCGTAAGCAAGCGCGCTCGAAGTACGGCGCGAAGCGTGCAAAGGCTGCCAAGTAA
- the rpsG gene encoding 30S ribosomal protein S7 gives MPRRREVPKREVLPDPKFGNVDVAKFMNMLMLSGKKSVAERIVYGAFEQIQTKGGKDPLEVFTVALNNVKPVVEVKSRRVGGANYQVPVEVRPSRRMALAMRWLREAAKKRSEKSMALRLAGELSEAAEGRGGAMKKRDEVHRMAEANRAFSHFRF, from the coding sequence ATGCCGCGTCGTCGCGAAGTCCCCAAGCGGGAAGTGTTGCCGGATCCGAAGTTCGGTAACGTTGATGTAGCCAAGTTCATGAACATGCTGATGCTGTCCGGCAAGAAGTCGGTCGCAGAGCGCATCGTTTATGGCGCATTCGAACAGATCCAGACCAAGGGTGGCAAGGACCCGCTGGAAGTGTTCACGGTTGCGCTCAACAACGTCAAGCCGGTGGTCGAAGTGAAGAGCCGCCGCGTTGGTGGTGCCAACTATCAAGTTCCGGTCGAAGTGCGCCCGTCGCGTCGTATGGCATTGGCGATGCGCTGGCTGCGCGAGGCTGCGAAGAAGCGCAGCGAGAAGTCGATGGCTCTGCGCCTGGCAGGTGAACTCTCCGAAGCGGCCGAAGGCCGTGGCGGCGCGATGAAGAAGCGCGATGAAGTTCACCGCATGGCAGAAGCCAACCGCGCGTTCTCGCATTTCCGTTTCTAA
- the fusA gene encoding elongation factor G, with protein sequence MARKTPIERYRNIGISAHIDAGKTTTTERILFYTGVNHKIGEVHDGAATMDWMEQEQERGITITSAATTAFWKGMGGNYPEHRINIIDTPGHVDFTIEVERSMRVLDGACMVYCAVGGVQPQSETVWRQANKYKVPRLAFVNKMDRTGANFFKVYDQLRLRLKANPVPVVVPIGAEENFKGVVDLIKMKAIIWDEASQGTKFDYVDIPAELAETCKEWREKMVEVAAEASEDLMNKYLEEGDLPEADIVKALRDRTIACEIQPMLCGTAFKNKGVQRMLDAVIDFLPSPVDIPPVKGELENGEEAERKASDDEKFSSLAFKIMTDPFVGQLIFFRVYSGVVNSGDTLLNSTKGKKERLGRILQMHANQREEIKEVRAGDIAAAVGLKEATTGDTLCDPANPIVLERMVFPEPVISQAVEPKTKADQEKMGLALNRLAQEDPSFRVQTDEESGQTIISGMGELHLEILVDRMKREFGVEATVGKPQVAYRETIRSTAKDVDGKFVKQSGGRGQYGHAVITLEPNEQGKGYEFFDEIKGGVIPREYIPAVDKGIQDTLKSGVLAGFPVVDVKVHLTFGSYHDVDSNENAFRMAGSMAFKEAMRKANPVVLEPMMAVEVETPEDYMGNVMGDLSGRRGIVQGMEDMVGGGKIVRAEVPLSEMFGYSTSLRSLTQGRATYTMEFKHYAEAPRNVADAIISAKSK encoded by the coding sequence GTGGCTCGCAAGACTCCTATCGAGCGCTACCGCAATATCGGTATTAGCGCTCACATCGACGCCGGCAAAACGACGACGACCGAGCGCATTCTGTTTTACACCGGTGTGAACCACAAGATCGGTGAAGTCCACGACGGCGCAGCCACGATGGACTGGATGGAGCAGGAACAGGAACGTGGCATCACGATCACGTCCGCTGCTACCACGGCCTTCTGGAAGGGCATGGGCGGCAACTATCCGGAACACCGCATCAACATCATCGACACCCCGGGTCACGTCGACTTCACGATCGAAGTGGAGCGTTCGATGCGCGTGCTCGACGGCGCGTGCATGGTGTACTGCGCAGTGGGCGGCGTGCAGCCGCAGTCGGAAACGGTGTGGCGCCAGGCTAACAAGTACAAGGTGCCGCGTCTCGCGTTCGTCAACAAGATGGACCGTACCGGCGCGAACTTCTTCAAGGTCTACGACCAGCTCCGTCTGCGCCTGAAGGCGAACCCGGTTCCGGTCGTGGTGCCGATCGGCGCGGAAGAAAACTTCAAGGGCGTCGTCGACCTGATCAAGATGAAGGCGATCATTTGGGACGAAGCGTCGCAAGGCACGAAGTTCGACTACGTCGACATCCCGGCCGAGCTCGCGGAGACCTGCAAGGAATGGCGCGAGAAGATGGTCGAAGTGGCTGCCGAAGCCAGCGAAGACCTGATGAACAAGTACCTGGAAGAAGGCGATCTGCCGGAAGCCGACATCGTCAAGGCGCTGCGCGACCGTACGATCGCGTGCGAAATCCAGCCGATGCTGTGCGGTACCGCGTTCAAGAACAAGGGCGTGCAGCGTATGCTCGACGCCGTGATCGACTTCCTGCCGTCGCCGGTCGACATCCCGCCGGTCAAGGGCGAGCTCGAAAATGGTGAAGAAGCGGAGCGCAAGGCGTCGGACGACGAGAAGTTCTCGTCGCTCGCGTTCAAGATCATGACCGACCCGTTCGTCGGCCAGCTGATCTTCTTCCGTGTGTACTCGGGCGTCGTCAATTCGGGCGACACGCTGCTGAACTCGACCAAGGGCAAGAAGGAACGCCTCGGCCGTATTCTGCAGATGCACGCGAACCAGCGTGAAGAAATCAAGGAAGTCCGTGCAGGCGACATCGCTGCTGCGGTCGGCCTGAAGGAAGCGACCACCGGCGACACGCTGTGCGATCCGGCAAACCCGATCGTGCTCGAGCGCATGGTGTTCCCGGAGCCGGTGATTTCGCAGGCTGTCGAGCCGAAGACCAAGGCTGACCAGGAAAAGATGGGCCTGGCGCTGAACCGCCTGGCACAGGAAGATCCGTCGTTCCGCGTGCAGACCGACGAAGAGTCGGGCCAGACCATCATTTCGGGCATGGGCGAGCTCCACCTCGAAATTCTGGTCGACCGGATGAAGCGTGAATTCGGCGTGGAAGCAACCGTCGGCAAGCCGCAGGTTGCATACCGCGAAACGATCCGTTCGACGGCGAAGGACGTCGACGGCAAGTTCGTCAAGCAGTCGGGTGGTCGCGGCCAGTACGGTCACGCGGTCATCACGCTCGAGCCGAACGAGCAAGGCAAGGGCTACGAGTTCTTCGACGAGATCAAGGGCGGTGTGATTCCGCGTGAATACATCCCGGCGGTCGACAAGGGTATTCAGGACACGCTGAAGTCGGGCGTGCTGGCTGGCTTCCCGGTCGTCGACGTGAAGGTTCACCTGACGTTCGGTTCGTACCACGACGTTGACTCGAACGAAAACGCGTTCCGCATGGCCGGTTCGATGGCGTTCAAGGAAGCGATGCGCAAGGCGAACCCGGTCGTCCTCGAGCCGATGATGGCTGTCGAAGTCGAGACGCCGGAAGACTACATGGGCAACGTGATGGGCGACCTGTCGGGCCGTCGCGGTATCGTCCAGGGCATGGAAGACATGGTTGGCGGCGGCAAGATCGTGCGCGCCGAAGTGCCGCTGTCGGAAATGTTCGGCTATTCGACGTCGCTGCGCTCGCTGACGCAAGGTCGTGCAACGTACACGATGGAGTTCAAGCACTACGCTGAAGCTCCGCGCAACGTTGCTGATGCGATCATCAGCGCGAAGTCGAAGTAA
- the tuf gene encoding elongation factor Tu: MAKGKFERTKPHVNVGTIGHVDHGKTTLTAAITTVLTKKFGGEAKAYDQIDAAPEEKARGITINTAHVEYETANRHYAHVDCPGHADYVKNMITGAAQMDGAILVCSAADGPMPQTREHILLARQVGVPYIIVFLNKCDMVDDAELLELVEMEVRELLSKYDFPGDDTPIVKGSAKLALEGDTGELGEVAIMSLADALDTYIPTPERAVDGAFLMPVEDVFSISGRGTVVTGRVERGIVKVGEEIEIVGIKPTVKTTCTGVEMFRKLLDQGQAGDNVGILLRGTKREDVERGQVLAKPGSITPHTHFTAEVYVLSKDEGGRHTPFFNNYRPQFYFRTTDVTGSIELPKDKEMVMPGDNVSITVKLIAPIAMEEGLRFAIREGGRTVGAGVVAKILD; encoded by the coding sequence ATGGCAAAAGGTAAATTCGAGCGGACCAAGCCGCACGTGAACGTTGGTACGATTGGTCACGTTGACCACGGCAAGACGACGCTGACGGCAGCGATCACGACGGTTCTGACGAAGAAGTTCGGCGGCGAAGCGAAGGCGTACGACCAGATCGACGCGGCACCGGAAGAAAAGGCGCGCGGCATCACGATCAACACGGCACACGTCGAGTACGAAACGGCTAACCGCCACTACGCACACGTCGACTGCCCGGGCCACGCTGACTATGTGAAGAACATGATCACGGGCGCGGCGCAGATGGACGGCGCGATCCTGGTTTGCTCGGCAGCAGACGGCCCGATGCCGCAAACGCGTGAGCACATCCTGCTGGCGCGTCAGGTTGGCGTTCCGTACATCATCGTGTTCCTGAACAAGTGCGACATGGTGGACGACGCAGAACTGCTCGAGCTGGTCGAGATGGAAGTTCGCGAGCTGCTGTCGAAGTACGACTTCCCGGGCGACGACACGCCGATCGTGAAGGGTTCGGCCAAGCTGGCGCTGGAAGGCGACACGGGCGAGCTGGGCGAAGTGGCGATCATGAGCTTGGCAGACGCGCTGGACACGTACATCCCGACGCCGGAGCGTGCAGTTGACGGCGCGTTCCTGATGCCGGTGGAAGACGTGTTCTCGATCTCGGGCCGCGGTACGGTGGTGACGGGTCGTGTCGAGCGCGGCATCGTGAAGGTCGGCGAAGAAATCGAAATCGTCGGTATCAAGCCGACGGTGAAGACGACCTGCACGGGCGTTGAAATGTTCCGCAAGCTGCTGGACCAGGGTCAGGCAGGCGACAACGTCGGTATCCTGCTGCGCGGCACGAAGCGTGAAGACGTGGAGCGTGGCCAGGTTCTGGCGAAGCCGGGTTCGATCACGCCGCACACGCACTTCACGGCTGAAGTGTACGTGCTGAGCAAGGACGAAGGCGGCCGCCACACGCCGTTCTTCAACAACTACCGTCCGCAGTTCTACTTCCGTACGACGGACGTGACGGGCTCGATCGAGCTGCCGAAGGACAAGGAAATGGTGATGCCGGGCGACAACGTGTCGATCACGGTGAAGCTGATCGCTCCGATCGCGATGGAAGAAGGTCTGCGCTTCGCAATCCGTGAAGGCGGCCGTACGGTCGGCGCCGGCGTCGTCGCCAAGATCCTCGACTAA
- the rpsJ gene encoding 30S ribosomal protein S10, producing MQQQKIRIRLKAFDYRLIDQSAAEIVDTAKRTGAIVRGPVPLPTRIQRFDILRSPHVNKTSRDQLEIRTHQRLMDIVDPTDKTVDALMKLDLPAGVDVEIKLQ from the coding sequence ATGCAGCAACAGAAAATCCGCATTCGCCTGAAGGCTTTCGACTATCGTCTGATCGATCAATCGGCTGCCGAAATCGTCGATACCGCGAAGCGGACTGGCGCAATCGTCCGTGGCCCGGTGCCGCTGCCGACGCGCATTCAGCGTTTTGACATCCTGCGTTCGCCGCACGTCAACAAGACGTCGCGCGATCAGCTCGAAATCCGTACCCACCAGCGCCTGATGGACATCGTCGATCCGACCGACAAGACGGTTGACGCGCTGATGAAGCTCGACCTGCCGGCTGGCGTCGACGTGGAAATCAAGCTGCAGTAA